In Mycobacteriales bacterium, a single window of DNA contains:
- the rimI gene encoding ribosomal protein S18-alanine N-acetyltransferase produces the protein MSEGGIELTRMRWWHVEPVLGLEHELFGEETWSAAAFWNELAESATRHYVVAIDAAALVGYAGLAVFGDEAHVLTIGVTGAVQGRGIGTLLLRDLLAAAGARTVFLDVRVDNAVARRLYERHGFVPVGRRRKYYQPSGTDALVMVREFEPAT, from the coding sequence GTGTCCGAGGGCGGGATCGAGCTGACCCGGATGCGCTGGTGGCACGTCGAGCCGGTGCTCGGGCTGGAGCACGAGCTGTTCGGCGAGGAGACCTGGTCGGCGGCCGCGTTCTGGAACGAGCTGGCCGAGTCCGCGACCCGGCACTACGTCGTCGCGATCGACGCCGCGGCCTTGGTCGGGTACGCGGGCCTGGCCGTCTTCGGTGACGAGGCCCACGTGCTGACGATCGGCGTGACCGGGGCCGTGCAGGGTCGCGGGATCGGCACGCTGCTGCTGCGCGACCTGCTCGCGGCGGCCGGGGCGCGCACGGTGTTCCTCGACGTCCGGGTGGACAACGCCGTCGCGCGGCGGCTGTACGAGCGGCACGGGTTCGTCCCGGTCGGCCGGCGCCGCAAGTACTACCAACCCAGCGGCACCGACGCCCTGGTGATGGTGCGGGAGTTCGAGCCGGCAACCTGA
- a CDS encoding TIR domain-containing protein has product MHHRAGEASDLSDRAPFRRYRLPGGIASSRWSPDGLLLAVYTCDGRLEVRWGDSLERSGPAIEGLPANDSAYLEWSPTSREFFVGARIGYVGVFSVRPDNLVFERQLRATVKHLSDVAWSPDGSVLVALVDEDELHVWDPGTGALLATERIRERFARLLWCGPGRLVVAGRGYPSLSSATPSLTFYRWTGYELIPDCTVTGPHGSAFVNGLALLESGEVVSIGDDGAAAIWEAATGRLVRRLEEASARRPLAVDASALGSLLVVQDEDADHVWSMASMSYLGSLPGRTRAGRRVAAGFRPGRAEFAGVDELGLAVWNLAGLARTVAPVRAVPYRRGSAPAARRREYRNAKVVLVGDSGVGKSGLALVLTGQNYRPTSSTHGRYVWTYERSGTPEETREILLWDLAGQPGYRLFHRLSLRDVAVGLVLFDAHSESDPFAGVAYWSAALDEASRGAPLVKLLVAARTDRGGPSVSRARIEEVLTRYGFAGFLETSAELGRGIEALQDEIRRRIDWKALPAISAPALFAEIQGFVAREKEEGRLLVDEQTLRSEFSVVSGHDVVDTTLFHSCLLRQEAAGLISQVRFEGQWLLQPEMLDNYAAWLAHAARDEPDGLGFLSERAAVRGEFEHTRLPGAYERVMLLAAVEEIVGQGLVLRVGTDRGEMLVFPSEVRADLPDYPGGYVRAVEFTFSGPVSAIYSTVVVRLANSVTFSRDRFYRRAALFRGPRGQRCGLEVSYARPGDDSSGRLVVFFEPDVETDIRLLFLRYVNEQLTQTALAGSVVGERVYQCSLGHPPVPPEFVALRRADRCETVICSGCGEHMPLDDLAELSSKGDDRIPDLERNAYDQQRRQQRLTVLPARMLEQRYHVFLCHNGADKPHVRCLARELAGEGILAWLDEDGMLASDQFVPTLERLMMQVPVAAIVVGPHDLSRWQAQEYYVFLQRFLDAHGDGPLRIVPVLLPGVADRNVPPFLRTFDWVDFRSGLDDRTAMRDLLAALT; this is encoded by the coding sequence GTGCATCACCGCGCGGGGGAAGCGTCCGACCTGTCGGACCGTGCACCGTTCCGCCGATACCGGCTGCCCGGGGGCATCGCCTCGAGCCGATGGTCGCCGGACGGGCTGCTGCTGGCCGTCTACACCTGCGACGGCCGCCTGGAGGTCCGGTGGGGCGACTCGCTGGAACGATCCGGCCCGGCCATCGAGGGTCTGCCGGCCAACGACAGCGCGTACCTGGAGTGGTCACCGACCTCGCGGGAGTTCTTCGTCGGCGCCCGGATCGGGTACGTCGGCGTGTTCTCCGTCCGACCCGACAACCTCGTCTTCGAGCGGCAGCTGCGGGCGACGGTCAAGCACCTGTCCGACGTGGCCTGGTCGCCGGACGGGTCCGTGCTGGTCGCGCTCGTCGACGAGGACGAGCTGCATGTCTGGGATCCCGGCACCGGCGCCCTGCTGGCGACCGAGCGGATCCGGGAGCGCTTCGCCCGGCTGCTCTGGTGCGGGCCGGGCCGGCTGGTCGTGGCCGGCCGCGGCTACCCGTCGCTGAGCTCGGCCACCCCGTCGCTGACCTTCTACCGATGGACCGGGTACGAGCTGATCCCGGACTGCACGGTGACCGGCCCGCACGGGTCCGCGTTCGTCAACGGCCTCGCGCTGCTGGAGTCGGGCGAGGTCGTCTCGATCGGCGACGACGGGGCCGCGGCGATCTGGGAGGCGGCCACCGGGCGGCTGGTCCGCCGGCTGGAGGAGGCCAGCGCCCGCCGGCCGCTGGCCGTGGACGCCTCGGCCCTGGGCTCGCTGCTGGTCGTGCAGGACGAGGACGCCGACCACGTCTGGTCGATGGCGTCGATGTCGTACCTGGGCAGCCTGCCCGGCCGGACCCGGGCCGGGCGCCGGGTCGCGGCCGGGTTCCGGCCCGGCCGGGCGGAGTTCGCGGGCGTGGACGAGCTCGGCCTGGCGGTGTGGAACCTGGCCGGCCTGGCCCGGACCGTCGCGCCGGTGCGGGCCGTGCCGTACCGGCGCGGCAGTGCCCCGGCGGCCCGCCGGCGCGAGTACCGCAACGCCAAGGTCGTGCTGGTCGGCGACAGCGGGGTCGGGAAGTCCGGCCTGGCGCTGGTGCTGACCGGCCAGAACTACCGGCCGACCTCCTCCACGCACGGCCGGTACGTCTGGACGTACGAGCGGTCGGGAACGCCGGAGGAGACCCGCGAGATCCTGCTCTGGGACCTGGCCGGACAGCCCGGCTACCGGCTTTTCCACCGGCTCTCGCTGCGGGACGTCGCGGTCGGGCTGGTGCTGTTCGACGCGCACTCGGAGAGCGACCCGTTCGCGGGGGTTGCGTACTGGTCGGCGGCGCTGGACGAGGCGTCCCGGGGGGCGCCGCTGGTCAAGCTGCTCGTCGCGGCCCGGACCGACCGGGGCGGACCGAGCGTGAGCCGGGCGCGGATCGAGGAGGTGCTGACCCGGTACGGGTTCGCGGGTTTCCTGGAGACCAGCGCCGAGCTCGGCCGCGGCATCGAGGCGCTGCAGGACGAGATCCGGCGCCGGATCGACTGGAAGGCGCTGCCGGCGATCTCGGCCCCGGCGCTGTTCGCCGAGATCCAGGGGTTCGTCGCCCGGGAGAAGGAGGAGGGCCGGCTGCTCGTGGACGAGCAGACGCTGCGGAGCGAGTTCTCGGTGGTGTCCGGGCACGACGTCGTGGACACCACGCTGTTCCACAGCTGCCTGCTCCGGCAGGAGGCGGCCGGGCTGATCAGCCAGGTCCGGTTCGAGGGGCAGTGGCTGCTGCAGCCGGAGATGCTCGACAACTACGCGGCCTGGCTCGCCCACGCGGCCCGGGACGAGCCCGACGGGCTCGGCTTCCTGTCCGAGCGGGCCGCGGTCCGGGGCGAGTTCGAGCACACCCGGCTGCCCGGCGCGTACGAGCGGGTGATGCTGCTGGCGGCGGTCGAGGAGATCGTCGGCCAGGGCCTGGTGCTGCGGGTCGGCACCGACCGCGGCGAGATGCTGGTCTTCCCCTCCGAGGTCCGGGCCGACCTGCCCGACTACCCCGGCGGGTACGTCCGGGCGGTCGAGTTCACCTTCAGCGGGCCGGTCTCGGCGATCTACTCCACCGTCGTGGTCCGGCTGGCCAACTCGGTCACGTTCAGCCGGGACCGCTTCTACCGGCGGGCGGCGCTGTTCCGGGGACCGCGCGGCCAGCGCTGCGGGCTCGAGGTCTCCTACGCCCGGCCCGGTGACGACTCCAGCGGCCGGCTGGTCGTGTTCTTCGAGCCGGACGTCGAGACCGACATCCGGCTGCTCTTCCTCCGCTACGTCAACGAGCAGCTGACCCAGACCGCGCTGGCCGGCTCGGTGGTGGGGGAGCGGGTCTACCAATGCAGCCTCGGTCATCCGCCGGTGCCGCCGGAGTTCGTCGCGCTGCGCCGGGCCGACCGCTGCGAGACGGTGATCTGTTCCGGCTGCGGCGAGCACATGCCCCTGGACGACCTGGCCGAGCTGTCCTCGAAGGGGGACGACCGGATCCCCGACCTGGAACGCAACGCCTACGACCAGCAGCGCCGGCAGCAGCGGCTCACCGTGCTGCCGGCCCGGATGCTGGAGCAGCGCTACCACGTGTTCCTCTGCCACAACGGGGCGGACAAGCCGCACGTCCGCTGCCTGGCCCGCGAGCTCGCCGGCGAAGGCATCCTGGCCTGGCTGGACGAGGACGGCATGCTCGCCTCCGACCAGTTCGTGCCGACCTTGGAACGGCTGATGATGCAGGTGCCGGTCGCGGCGATCGTGGTCGGACCGCATGACCTCAGCCGCTGGCAGGCCCAGGAGTACTACGTGTTCCTGCAGCGCTTCCTCGACGCGCACGGCGACGGGCCGCTGCGGATCGTGCCGGTGCTGCTGCCGGGCGTGGCGGACCGGAACGTGCCGCCGTTCCTGCGGACGTTCGACTGGGTCGACTTCCGCAGCGGCCTGGACGACCGGACCGCGATGCGGGACCTGCTCGCCGCGCTTACTTGA
- a CDS encoding uracil-DNA glycosylase, with the protein MSTSRPAGPRFRLDKAALSVAATAQECATWDALSSAAQGCVACEELAATRTTVVVGDAPAGARLALVGEAPGAEEDKAGRPFVGRAGRLLDELLAEAGLARDAVAVVNVLQCRPPGNRTPTTTEATRCRGWLDRKLELIAPELIVTLGLSAAVAFLGRGKSLASVRGTVHEVGGHRILPTYHPSAAIRFGPNGAPRAHLRTDLRTAASLIASNSHTTQG; encoded by the coding sequence GTGAGCACCTCGCGGCCGGCCGGCCCGCGCTTCCGGCTGGACAAGGCCGCCCTGTCGGTGGCGGCGACCGCCCAGGAGTGCGCCACCTGGGACGCCCTGTCCTCGGCGGCCCAGGGTTGCGTGGCCTGCGAGGAGCTGGCCGCCACCCGGACCACGGTCGTGGTCGGCGACGCCCCGGCCGGGGCCCGGCTCGCGCTGGTCGGCGAGGCCCCCGGGGCCGAGGAGGACAAGGCCGGCCGCCCGTTCGTGGGCCGGGCCGGGCGGCTGCTGGACGAGCTGCTGGCCGAGGCGGGCCTGGCGCGGGACGCGGTCGCGGTGGTCAACGTGCTGCAGTGCCGGCCGCCCGGCAACCGCACCCCGACCACCACCGAGGCGACCCGGTGCCGGGGCTGGCTGGACCGCAAGCTGGAGCTGATCGCCCCCGAGCTGATCGTCACGCTGGGGCTCTCGGCCGCGGTCGCGTTCCTCGGCCGCGGCAAGTCGCTGGCCTCCGTCCGCGGCACCGTGCACGAGGTCGGCGGCCACCGGATCCTGCCGACCTACCACCCCTCGGCCGCCATCCGCTTCGGCCCCAACGGCGCCCCCCGCGCCCATTTGCGCACCGATTTAAGAACCGCTGCATCCCTTATTGCGTCGAATTCGCACACGACGCAAGGTTGA
- a CDS encoding alpha/beta hydrolase, whose translation MSAVRRAGIVAGVAGLVAAGAAVGLATERYAIGRIRNGPDPEADEPFGKLRADRIRTVTTDDGLPLAVEEVGPRDAPLTVVFVHGYCLAMGSWYYQRLGLADMTRPRLRMVFYDCRSHGRSGRAPAESATIDQLGDDLFRVLSDLVPAGPVVLVGHSMGGMTVMALADRHPELFGPRVIGVALLSTSTGRLAEVSLGLPALATRLRAPVLPLALRVMRSRSGLIERGRRIGSDIAWLLTRRYSFGSSDVSPALVEYVGKMIAATPVEVVAEFFPALNAHDKLSALSRLRDLETLIAVGDKDLLTPVEHSRRMADALPTAELLILEGAGHLAMMERPAIVNLRLRAFLHRAYRAAAGGVTRGVR comes from the coding sequence GTGAGCGCGGTCCGGCGGGCCGGGATCGTCGCCGGGGTGGCCGGTCTGGTCGCCGCCGGGGCCGCGGTCGGCCTGGCCACCGAGCGGTACGCGATCGGCCGGATCCGCAACGGCCCGGACCCCGAGGCGGACGAGCCGTTCGGCAAGCTGCGGGCCGACCGGATCCGGACCGTCACCACCGACGACGGGCTGCCGCTCGCGGTCGAGGAGGTCGGCCCCCGGGACGCGCCGCTGACCGTGGTCTTCGTGCACGGCTACTGCCTGGCCATGGGGTCCTGGTACTACCAGCGTCTCGGGCTGGCCGACATGACCCGGCCCCGGCTGCGGATGGTCTTCTACGACTGCCGCTCGCACGGCCGCTCGGGCCGGGCCCCGGCCGAGTCCGCGACCATCGACCAGCTCGGCGACGACCTGTTCCGGGTGCTGTCCGACCTGGTTCCGGCCGGTCCGGTGGTGCTGGTCGGGCACTCGATGGGCGGCATGACGGTGATGGCGCTGGCCGACCGGCACCCGGAGCTGTTCGGGCCGCGGGTGATCGGGGTCGCGCTGCTGTCGACCTCGACCGGCCGGCTGGCCGAGGTCAGCCTGGGCCTGCCCGCGCTCGCGACCAGGCTGCGGGCGCCGGTGCTGCCGCTGGCGCTGCGGGTGATGCGGTCGCGCTCCGGCCTGATCGAGCGGGGCCGCCGGATCGGCTCGGACATCGCCTGGCTGCTGACCCGGCGCTACTCCTTCGGCTCGTCCGACGTCTCCCCGGCCCTGGTCGAGTACGTCGGGAAGATGATCGCGGCCACCCCGGTCGAGGTGGTGGCCGAGTTCTTCCCGGCCCTGAACGCGCACGACAAGCTGTCCGCGCTGTCCCGGCTGCGGGACCTGGAGACGCTCATCGCGGTCGGCGACAAGGACCTGCTCACCCCGGTCGAGCACAGCCGCCGGATGGCCGACGCGCTGCCCACCGCCGAGCTGCTGATCCTGGAGGGTGCCGGGCACCTGGCGATGATGGAGCGGCCGGCGATCGTGAACCTGCGGCTGCGGGCGTTCCTGCACCGGGCGTACCGGGCCGCGGCCGGCGGGGTCACGCGGGGGGTCCGGTGA
- the alr gene encoding alanine racemase: protein MVRSEAVVDLDAIRDNVALLRSRTPAQMMAVVKADGYGHGLVPAARAALTGGADWLGVAFLEEALALRRDGITAPMLSWLATPGEDLAAGVAADVDLSASAPWAVAELAAAARDAGRPARVHLKIDTGLSRGGAPAADWADLVTAAAKAAAAGEVEVIGIWSHFAYADEPGHPTIAHQIEVFGEAVAAAKRLGVDPPLRHLANSAATLTLPAAHFDLVRPGIAVYGLTPVPPEGYGLTPAMTLRSSVALAKRVPAGSGVSYGHVYTTEAETGLALVPLGYADGVPRNATSVGPLFLAGQRRTVSGRVCMDQFVVDVGDDAVAAGDEVVLFGPGRGGEPTAQDWADATGTISYEIVTRVGARVPRSYRGRLP, encoded by the coding sequence ATGGTGCGGTCGGAGGCGGTCGTCGACCTCGACGCGATCCGGGACAACGTGGCCCTGCTGCGGTCCCGCACCCCGGCCCAGATGATGGCCGTGGTCAAGGCCGACGGGTACGGGCACGGCCTGGTCCCGGCCGCGCGGGCCGCGCTGACCGGGGGAGCGGACTGGCTCGGGGTCGCGTTCCTGGAGGAGGCGCTGGCGCTGCGCCGGGACGGGATCACCGCGCCGATGCTGTCCTGGCTGGCCACGCCGGGTGAGGACCTGGCCGCCGGGGTCGCCGCCGACGTGGACCTGTCCGCGAGCGCGCCCTGGGCGGTGGCCGAGCTGGCCGCGGCGGCCCGGGACGCCGGCCGGCCGGCCCGGGTGCACCTGAAGATCGACACCGGGCTGTCCCGGGGCGGCGCGCCCGCCGCGGACTGGGCCGACCTGGTCACCGCCGCGGCCAAGGCCGCCGCCGCGGGCGAGGTCGAGGTGATCGGCATCTGGAGCCACTTCGCGTACGCGGACGAGCCCGGGCACCCGACCATCGCCCACCAGATCGAGGTCTTCGGCGAGGCGGTGGCCGCGGCCAAGCGGCTCGGCGTCGACCCGCCGCTGCGGCACCTGGCCAACTCGGCCGCCACGCTGACCCTGCCGGCCGCGCACTTCGACCTGGTCCGCCCGGGCATCGCCGTCTACGGCCTGACCCCGGTCCCGCCCGAGGGCTACGGGCTGACCCCGGCGATGACGCTGCGCTCGTCGGTCGCGCTGGCCAAGCGGGTCCCGGCCGGCAGCGGCGTCTCGTACGGGCACGTCTACACGACCGAGGCCGAGACCGGTCTGGCCCTGGTCCCGCTCGGGTACGCCGACGGGGTGCCGCGCAACGCCACCTCGGTCGGGCCGCTGTTCCTGGCCGGGCAGCGCCGGACCGTCTCCGGCCGGGTCTGCATGGACCAGTTCGTCGTCGACGTCGGCGACGACGCGGTCGCGGCCGGGGACGAGGTGGTGCTGTTCGGCCCGGGCCGCGGCGGCGAGCCGACCGCGCAGGACTGGGCGGACGCGACCGGCACCATCTCCTACGAGATCGTGACCCGGGTCGGGGCCCGGGTGCCCCGCTCGTACCGGGGCCGGCTGCCGTGA
- a CDS encoding serine hydrolase domain-containing protein — MSAFTATGIERLHRVLARHVDSGEIPGLVALVDRGGDTAVVLAGETGIDGPPVARDTIVRIASMTKPIVAVAALTLVEECVLRLDRPVDDLLPELADRQVLKALDGPLDETVPAERPLTLRDLLTFTMGFGMLGVDPADYPILAAANERELGIGAPDPARTPAPDEWMRRLGELPLMWQPGERWAYNLSADVLGVLVARAAGMSLGDYLAERVFGPVGMPDTGFFVPKEKLDRFATAYTPDLETRTLSVYDPVDGAWSTQPAFESGAGGLVSTADDMRAFGRMLLSGGDGVLSRASIAAMTTDQLTPAQREVVAWVPFEGTSWGFGLGIATQRRGPDSNPGRFGWDGGLGTSWSCDPGEDLVGVLLTQVQWADPAGPTVAADFWTGAYAALT; from the coding sequence ATGAGCGCGTTCACCGCGACAGGCATCGAACGGCTGCACCGGGTGCTGGCCCGGCACGTGGACAGCGGGGAGATCCCCGGCCTGGTGGCGCTGGTCGACCGGGGCGGCGACACCGCGGTCGTGCTGGCCGGCGAGACCGGGATCGACGGCCCGCCGGTCGCCCGGGACACGATCGTCCGGATCGCCTCGATGACCAAGCCGATCGTCGCGGTCGCGGCGCTGACGCTGGTCGAGGAGTGCGTGCTGCGGCTGGACCGGCCGGTCGACGATCTGCTGCCCGAGCTGGCCGACCGCCAGGTGCTGAAGGCCCTGGACGGCCCGCTCGACGAGACCGTCCCGGCCGAGCGGCCACTCACGCTGCGCGACCTGCTCACGTTCACGATGGGCTTCGGCATGCTGGGCGTCGACCCGGCCGACTACCCGATCCTGGCCGCGGCCAACGAGCGCGAGCTCGGGATCGGCGCACCGGACCCGGCCCGGACGCCGGCCCCGGACGAGTGGATGCGGCGGCTGGGCGAGCTCCCGCTGATGTGGCAGCCGGGCGAGCGGTGGGCGTACAACCTGTCCGCGGACGTGCTCGGCGTGCTGGTCGCCCGGGCCGCCGGGATGTCGCTGGGCGACTACCTGGCCGAGCGGGTGTTCGGGCCGGTCGGGATGCCGGACACCGGGTTCTTCGTCCCGAAGGAGAAGCTGGACCGGTTCGCCACGGCGTACACGCCCGATCTCGAGACCAGGACGTTGTCCGTCTACGACCCGGTGGACGGGGCCTGGAGCACGCAGCCGGCGTTCGAGTCCGGCGCCGGCGGGCTGGTGTCGACCGCGGACGACATGCGCGCATTCGGGCGGATGCTGCTGTCCGGCGGCGACGGCGTGCTGTCCCGGGCCTCGATCGCGGCGATGACCACCGACCAGCTCACGCCGGCCCAGCGCGAGGTCGTGGCCTGGGTGCCGTTCGAGGGCACGAGCTGGGGCTTCGGCCTCGGCATCGCCACCCAACGGCGCGGTCCCGACTCCAACCCCGGCCGCTTCGGCTGGGACGGCGGTCTCGGTACGTCCTGGTCCTGCGACCCCGGCGAGGACCTCGTCGGGGTGCTGCTCACCCAGGTCCAGTGGGCCGACCCGGCGGGACCGACCGTCGCGGCCGACTTCTGGACCGGGGCGTACGCGGCCCTCACCTAA
- a CDS encoding NAD(P)H-hydrate dehydratase produces the protein MRGAWPVETVRAAERSAMAALPDGALMQRAAAGVAAHCLRLLRPSVYGTPVVVLAGAGDNGGDALYAGARLARRGAAVTAVLLAPDRAHAGGLAALRAAGGRVIGAGADRADGADGARAAAADRPAGGGGVDALAVVAGATLVLDGIVGIGGHGGLRPAAAELARAITGTVVAVDLPSGVDPDTGAVDGEAIRADVTVTFGGLKTGLLVGAGAEQAGTVRLVDIGLELPEPDLRVLEPADVAALVPRPGPRDDKYTRGVVGVAAGSSAYPGAGVLCTGSAVHGGAGMVRYAGTAADHVRSRWPEAVVTEGRPSEAGRVQAWVVGPGIGTDDAAADLLRDVLSQDVPVLVDADGLTLLAKEKDLVRRRSAPTVLTPHDREFERIAGPVGADRVGAARRAAADLGVTMLLKGNATVVADPDGRAWVNPTGTPWLATAGSGDVLSGLGGALLAGGLAPGTAAALAAYLHGRAGAIAAHGAGTTAVGVLDAVPDALREASGT, from the coding sequence GTGAGAGGTGCGTGGCCGGTCGAGACGGTCCGGGCGGCGGAGCGGTCCGCGATGGCGGCGCTCCCGGACGGGGCGCTCATGCAGCGCGCCGCCGCGGGGGTCGCGGCGCACTGCCTGCGGCTGCTGCGGCCCTCGGTGTACGGGACCCCGGTCGTCGTGCTGGCCGGCGCGGGCGACAACGGCGGCGACGCGCTCTACGCCGGCGCCCGGCTGGCCCGCCGCGGCGCCGCCGTGACCGCGGTCCTCCTCGCACCCGACCGCGCCCACGCCGGCGGGCTCGCGGCGTTACGGGCCGCGGGCGGCCGGGTCATCGGGGCCGGGGCCGACCGGGCCGATGGCGCCGACGGGGCCAGGGCAGCCGCGGCCGACCGCCCCGCCGGGGGCGGGGGCGTCGACGCGTTGGCTGTGGTTGCGGGCGCGACGTTGGTGCTGGACGGGATCGTCGGCATCGGCGGGCACGGCGGCCTGCGCCCGGCCGCGGCCGAGCTGGCGCGCGCGATCACCGGCACCGTGGTCGCGGTCGACCTGCCCAGCGGCGTCGACCCGGACACCGGCGCGGTCGACGGCGAGGCGATCCGGGCCGACGTCACGGTGACCTTCGGCGGCCTGAAGACCGGCCTGCTGGTCGGCGCCGGCGCCGAGCAGGCCGGGACCGTACGGCTGGTGGACATCGGCCTCGAGCTGCCCGAGCCGGACCTGCGGGTGCTGGAGCCGGCCGACGTGGCCGCGCTGGTCCCGAGGCCCGGGCCGCGGGACGACAAGTACACCCGGGGCGTGGTCGGCGTCGCCGCCGGCTCCTCCGCGTACCCGGGGGCGGGCGTGCTCTGCACCGGCTCGGCCGTGCACGGCGGCGCCGGCATGGTCCGGTACGCGGGGACCGCGGCCGACCACGTCCGGTCCCGCTGGCCGGAGGCGGTGGTCACCGAGGGCAGGCCGAGCGAGGCCGGCCGGGTCCAGGCCTGGGTGGTCGGGCCGGGCATCGGGACCGACGACGCGGCCGCCGACCTGCTGCGGGACGTGCTGAGCCAGGACGTGCCGGTGCTGGTCGACGCGGACGGGCTGACGCTGCTGGCCAAGGAGAAGGACCTGGTCCGGCGGCGGTCGGCGCCGACCGTGCTGACCCCGCACGACCGCGAGTTCGAGCGGATCGCCGGGCCGGTGGGCGCCGACCGGGTCGGGGCGGCCCGCCGCGCCGCCGCCGACCTGGGCGTGACCATGCTGCTCAAGGGCAACGCCACGGTCGTCGCCGACCCGGACGGGCGGGCCTGGGTGAACCCGACCGGCACCCCCTGGCTGGCCACCGCGGGCAGCGGCGACGTGCTCTCGGGCCTCGGCGGCGCGCTGCTGGCGGGCGGGCTGGCCCCCGGGACGGCCGCCGCGCTGGCCGCCTACCTGCACGGACGGGCCGGTGCGATCGCCGCGCACGGCGCCGGCACCACCGCCGTCGGCGTCCTCGACGCGGTCCCGGACGCGCTGCGCGAGGCGAGCGGGACCTGA